The Argentina anserina chromosome 5, drPotAnse1.1, whole genome shotgun sequence genome includes the window GTTTTGCAAGAGAAATGAAAGTATTTTTGGAGGAATGTGAGGAGGAGCTTAAGGTGGTGAGAGAAGAGCAAACAAGGGTCATGGAACTCGTGAAGAGAACCACTGAGTATTACCAAGCCGGAGCTgcgaaagaaaaagaagctcaGCCACTTCAGCTCTTTGTGATTGTTAGAGGTTTCCTAGACATGGTTGATCTTGTTTGTGCAGAAATTTCAAGAAAGGTACAGAGGAAGAGTACTTCTACAACCACTATGGGATCAGCATCGCCTCCATTGTCACCTTCAGTCCTAACACCAAAGAAGTTACAGAATTTCCACTCACATTTCAATCCACATGTGTCTTGGTCATCATCTTCCAGTGATTCAGAAGATGATTTCAGAAGTTGATCTTGTGCAATTATTTTCAAGTAAAATGATTCTTATTGGTTGTTTTACTTTACCTACATTTCCTTTGCAgcttaaattcaataaaatgTATAGAAAATCCCAGATTTCAAACAATAGGGCAAATAAAACCTACTTGATTCAGGCCCAATAACAAAAGGGCCACTCCAAATTTCAGTCACCAAGTCTCGGCCAGCAGCCCAGCACAAGCATCACACATGTTTTTCTGTTTTACCTTTGGAATTACTAAGTAAGTAAGAATtattatccaaaaaaaaaaagtaagatacaaacatTGTATCTTTCTCTTTGATTGTATAAGAATTAAGAAGACCATGAGGTCTGCTCCAGTTGATAAGAAGAAAGACCAAAATATAGTTCTGAGTCTTGACTTCAAAAAGAAAGGTAGAGCTCTTCTTCCATGATTGTTCCAACACAATTTCATTGTAGACTTCCAAAGTAAACAAAGCAATTACATGAGCATTTCAAGATTGAATAAATTtataaagaaacaaacacCATGCCAATCACTCGAAAAAAAGTGTCCGTTCCATTATGAAACGTTAGCTTGTGGAACCCGGAGTGCTGGGATTTTCACACTACCACATCTCTACATTTTTCCAAAGTTCCATGTGTTGCAGTACCAACTAGCTAGGCAGCAACACTCGTAGAAAGGAGAAGGGAAACGCCATGAAATGAGTAAACAAAGTTTGTGCAATAGTTTAGCAATAACAGAGCATCGTCTTCCTGCAAATTGGTCCAAGTCTGGAACAAAGTATCAAGATAGACTAACGCGTAAAGAGGGAAACTTCCTCGATAACTTTATTAAATTTACTGTATGCAATATTGTAATCGACTTCAGGTTGAATGGTTGATGGTCTTTGGCTTCTTGCAAATACCTGGTGTAATGACAATAAGACTCATCGTTTATCATTCTACATTACCCAAAACAGAGCAGAAGTCAAGGGGTGTCCTTATAATTTTCCACCCACCATTCTCATTTCTCCATCTTTCTATAAATAAAGGCACCAGACGAGCATCTAAAACATCAAGAATATTATTACCAAATCAATACAAAGAGTTCAGAAACATGGCTGGTTTGAGACTTGGAGAGCAAATCAGTGAGGATCATATCAAGAAAAGTTGCAGCCTTTCCTTGAACGATAAGTTCAGCAGGGAGCTGTTTCTTGTTGACCAGAGCTTACCGGATGCGGTGGTCTTCGTCTTCAACACAGTATGGACGGTGAACGAGTGGTTTTCCGGCGACGAAGCTTTTGGAGAAACAAGGATCGATTATGAAGAATGGTCCAAGATAGCCTTTCCTTCTATGAGAAGTATAGGTAACGGTGAAGTTGCAATTGTCAACCTAGCTTTTCTGAAAAGGTTTAAACTTGTATTGAAGGACCCCAAGTTTGAATTAGAGGTATGTTACCTCATATAGTTGCTATTAGTCATAATTCCCAGTAAGCACATATGTGTTAGCTTTTAGTATATATACAAATCAACCAGTTCATCATttcatcaaaagaaaaaaaacatacttaTTATCTATCTGTTCATTGCAAATGATTAGACCCCTAATTTTCAGCTGTAAATTTGTACAGaattaagttcaattcttATAGTGTATCTCATTATGTGGTTTTCTCAGGTGAAATCGGCCGTGGACGGGAAGAAGCTGATAATATTTACAGGGCATTCTTCCGGTGGCGCAATAGCTATGCTGGCTACAATCTGGTTTTTGGAGAAGTATTCGAAAACAAACACTGGAACAGCAAAGTGTGTGACTTTTGGAGCTCCGTTAGTTGGTAACTTCATTGTCTCCCATGCTCTTAAGCGAGAGAAGTGGTCTCAGCATTTCATACATTTTGTCCTGAGATATGACATTGTTCCTCGAATAATGTTGGCTCCTCTCTCATCCGTTAAGCCTGACTTACAGCTTGTTCTTGATTACTTCATAGCAAATGGTCACCATTATCCACGCGGATCAATTGCCACAGACTTTTACACAAATGTGATGAGGAATACCTCATCCCTAGCAAGCCATGCTGCTTGCAAACTGATGGGGAATACTAATATGTTGATCGAGACTCTATCAAACTTTATTAAACTAAGCCCGTATAGACCTTTTGGGACTTACATTTTCTGCACTGGGAATGGGAAGCTCATTCGCTTAGACAACCCTGATGCTGTGTTGCAACTCCTTTTCTACTCTTGTCAGTTGAgccatgaaaatgaaattaaagcAATAGCTAGCAAGTGCTTGAATGCGCACTCGGACTATAAAAATGAATTATTGTTAGAAAGGAGCTTGGAAGAGAATGTGGTTGTTGTTGATGAATTGGAGCAGCTTCCCCTAGCCTCAGATGGTACTCCTTTGGATGACCTTGGCCTGGtaattttgtttccatttcGCTTTTCCATTCTTATTGTTGTGTGACTTTGAACAATATTGTTGTATTTTGTACATAAATTTTCTGATGCAGAAATGTTGTAATATACTGTCTATGGCAGAGTACAAGAGGTAGATTGTGCCTTCGTGCAGCGGGAGAGATGGAGAAACAAAAACGAAAGAACCAAGACCAGATCGAGAAGAAGAGGGGAGAAATTGAAGAGGGAATGAAAGGATTAGAAGAGTACAAAACCTTCAATGCAGAGAAAGTGGGATATTATGATGCCTTCAAGAAACAAGACGAAAAGAGAGACTTCAATGCCAACGTGATGAGGCTGGTGCTGGCAGGCATATGGGATGAGATCATCGAAATGTTGAAGAGGTACGATCTTCCTGACGAATTTGAAGGTGAAGATGAATGGATTAAACTAGGAACCAAGTTCCGACGCCTTGTGGAGCCTCTTGATATTGCCAACTACTACAGACACGCAAAGAACGAAGACACTGGAGCCTATATGATCAAGGGAAGGCCAAGGCGCTACAGGTACCCACAGCAATGGCTAGAGAAGCAACTAGGCTGGGAGAAGGATTCCTGTGGAGAATCTTGCTTCTGGGCACATGTGGAGGAGTTGCTCAAACTTGCCAGTAATGGTGGCCAAGTTGACGGGGCAAAGGCTAAGGAACTACAAGAAAGAGTAGCAAATTGGATCGAGGCCGGAGTTGTCGGTAAGGACGTGTTGTTGAAAGAGTCTACATTTCGCAAACTGTGGGTTGAACTCGGCAGTCTGAAATTGGAACACGACTGCATCGAAAAATTGATGAAGAAGTTGTCGATTTCTTAATTTGGGAATGAGGTTGTTTCCTCTATTATGCTTTTGCTTGGTTGTGTTGTGTTTGCCTTTCACACGTTGATTCCAATTGTAATTTGCTTTCAGATAAATAATGATCCGTTAATAAATTTGTGTTCTACTTTCTACACTGTAAACTGAACTCCACACACCATCAAAGACATGCTCTGCTCCAACAATGTAAACACAGTATAAATTTCACACCAAAAACCATTACCTAATATCACAAATCCCCTACCAGCAAGACCAATTATATATAGCAACGTGAATGTGTATGTACAATGATCCACAACAAGCTGTTCAGTACACAGAAGCCGACTTTCTACGACCAGAAGGGTCACAATATAGCACAACCAGGTTTCGTGATTGTCAGGACACTTGACCTTGTAAATTTGCTTCCCTTTCTGTAGATGCACAAGAACCTGTTAAAGTTTACAATGGCGACCAACTCCTAGCACCACCGTCTCTTCTACTAAAACAGCATTACGGTTCTATAAGATAGACTGATTCCTTAAAAGGAAACACAGTTGTTGATTATACATTTCAATGGAATATCCTTTCACCAGCACAAAAATCATACAGAAGAATGCTGGATGATATGTGCATATATAAAAGTGGCAATACCTTAAAAGGGAAAGGATTTAGGTACAAGCCTGCTGATCGTAACCTTTAATAGCCACATAAAACCAGATTTCTACCAGATGGACACCCAATAGTTAACACAGCCCCTATATTACTTTAAATCCTAGACCAGCATCCTTATCAAGGCTTTATATCCTTTTAGAGGACATGCCACTATAAATGAGACAAGATATCCTACAGACCCCTATCCACCATCAGATGCTAACGAGCCTCTTCCATCTCCTTataagatcaacataaaatctCATTCCTGTTTAAACTAACACTATGACAGAAACAGAAAGACTCCTTTGTTTCATCGACCTCCAAGTGACCTGGTCATTAATCTCAAGAGATACAGCCTTAAGTCTCAACCCTGTTTCATTTTAAAGttcaattttttcattttttatatcTGTTTTGCAATTTCATATTCTTTCAAGGTGTACCTAGTTAAGAAGCAACATGTACCTAGTACTTTAAAAGCAAAGTTACAGAAGCATAAAAGACCTTCATACCTCAGACGGAGACTCAGTTAGCAAAAGCAAAGCTACTCATGAAATCAACATGTCTCAAAAGGACAACGGCAAGATGAGCAACAAATCCTACCCAATATGCAATagaatttattagataaaacaacaataatacTAATTTGACACGCACATAGCTAGAATTGATAAGGTGCAGCAAAAGTACTAAACTATCAACCCCTGTTCAGAGGTTGCAACTTTCCACCTTCATCTACTAATTAGCATATAAAACAATACATAGATTTAAACCAGAAAATGAAAAGCAAATATCAAGCAGCAGCAACAAAATGCTAAGCGCGTCAACTTTCCTGCCCAAACCATACCCTATACACCGTAACATAAGAGGACAAAGACCATCTCCATTCTTAGTACAAATGGGGAGGTCCAACACATTAATCTCAGCAGTTAATTGAGCATATTGATTACCAAAAGATAAATGAAAGCGGACCTCTGATTTGAAACTAAATCTAAAGACGTACAACTAGGAAGAGACAGCGATGCAGTTTAGACCACTACAAACCATTCATTTACAATGATGCCTTCTGTATCATCAATTACCAAAGTCAATGAACACAAAACAATATAGCACAAAAAAACAACATAATATAAAGGGGTAAGTGAATCAAACATAAAAGCATGAAAAAATAAGCAAATTAAAAAGTAATACCATAGGATACTGTATGTCTGTTTCATGTATTGAATTTCTATACCGCCTTATCTATTCACATACGAACACTGAGTCCTCTACATTCAGCACATAAGAACCAACTCATAATAGAAGCAGGTCAATTCCCGGGCGCTCAAAACCCTATTACCCACATCTAACTAATAAAACCAAATACTAAAGTCCCATGAAAAGAAATTAGAGACCAGCATACATATCTCGCGAGCAGCAGTTCCTTAAGACCCTGTGATCATGCTACACGAGTGAGGCAACCGGAATGTAAGACTACCTCCATGGATACTCTCATAAGGCTTCCTGCAGCCGGGACAGCGACCATCCCCCTCAAGAATCCTCTTGTGGCAAAAAAGACACAGCCTGAATCCACACAAGCACGGCAAAAAGCTGGTGTCTGTCAAATCCAAATCTTCATAGCATATAGGACACGAGGACGGCGGAGACACCACACTGTTACAGGCCCACGGATTACCACCACCAAATCCTTTCCTGCTGGAATTCGGCAAGCCGATCTGCTTAGCCAAATTAGGCAGACTCTGGGGGCGATACGCATCATCCGGCCTCCAAGCTTTCGGCATAGCTCTCTCACACTGAGGCTTCGAATTCTCTACCACCTGACGAGCAGGAACCACTTTCGCAACCGCCTCATGCTCCTGGGGCGGCTCCAAGGGCTGATTCTTCGGCTTCTCATCGGCCGCCAACGCGTCCGCCACGGCCTCCCAATCATCCAGGCAGCcatcatcctcatcctccTCCGTAATATTCCCAGAGAAACAATCACCGCTGCTGCTACTGCTGCTGCTGGACCCGGTGAAAGTCTCCGAATCATGGCCGCCCAGCACACTACTGTTGAAGCTCGACGGACTGTTCGAGTCCAATTCGCTgtcatggtggtggtggtgctgGTGGTTCGATCCGACGCTCTCTCCTTCGCCCGGCCCCATTTCCTCCAAGGACCGAGGGCTACTACGCTCTCGGCGGCCCTGAACGCCGCCGTGCTGCTCCTCCCTGCCGTCCTTGTTCTTCACCGCACCTAATTCCCAATCAAATCAATACAAATTTCATACCAAAGCACAAAAAAATGGCGGAAAAAAATCCGAAATTTACATGCAGGAATAGAAAAACCAAGAGATCGACGCAATACCTGAAGAGAGCCACTGCTCACGGCGAACGTCGAGCTTGCACTGCTTCAATTTGGCTGACCTGGCCTGAAAACAGCCCCAAGAAAACCATTGAATACAACAAAGAtcgcatctttttttttcacagaGAATATAAAACtaacaaccaagaacaagaaatcgaaaacggaatcGGAATCGAACCCTCTTCTTCTTGCCCAAATCCCGGGCGGCGGTTTTGTTGTTGATAGTTGGGGCGGAAGGAATGGAGGCGTTGGTGATCGAATCAGAAACCATGGCTGAAATAATCGGATTTGAAAAAAGCTTCGAGATTTTTTGTCGGATTCAgaaaccctttttttttttgtggtttggagaagaaggaagaagaagctggAAAAGTTAAACGGATAACGGAAAGTCGGAAACTGCTCTGCTCCCTTCGCCTTATTttgtgctctctctctctctctctcagaccCTGAAAATCGAGGGCCGGGTTTGATTTATATACCGGATGAGTTACCATAATACCCTTTTTTGTTACTGGATTTGCGGGACTGTCCTCTTGGGTTATTCTCAGAAATTGGGGGATAGGCGCATATAGGGCCATATGTGGACGGTGGGGCTATTTTTGTAATGTGCGATTAAGGGTGTGTTGCGACGTCGTTTGATGGTTATTTAAATTTCGTTAGTCGGTGTTTATCCAAGAAATTTGATGAATGAGAATATAGGTGCTAATCAGTCATGATTCGAGGGGAGTTTTTCTCACATGTAGCGTCACTCTTGAATTAAGGAAATTAGATCATAACTGGTTAGACATAATATATGAAGGTTTGGTTCGAGTGCGATCATTTGTAAGTTTGTAACCGATAAGATTTactgtttttctttgttttaaagtaaaataataattgatcAATGTACTTACTTATATTCATTTTTAATGAGATTTTTTCACCATTCAATGTAATGGACcgtttcttttgttttatttggACTTCACTTTGAAAATGTCGTTTATTAGATCAATTCTATGTAATGGTGAAGATTGAACGTGAATATTGAATTCCCATCAATATTTTGAGGATTATCGTTTTGGATTTTCTTCATCATTAAAATGGTTATAGTGTTTAAGTTGCTTATATGGAACCCTAGCTTTGCAATATGTAGCAGCATCATTCAAATTTACGTAATACCTTCTTTTTGTTTAGAATTTACATAGTACCATATAAACCAGTTATTGGATAAGAATTCACAGACGTATAATACCTTCTTTTTGTTTAGACTTATTCGATTTTTCCTAGGATACTGCTCTTGAGTCTTCAAGCTTTAGACATTAAAATGGTTACGAGACATTAGGATTTCATGTAATAATAAAAGAATCTAGGTTGTAGAGTAAGGCTTTGAAGCATGAAATAATGCAAGTAAAAAGACGAACATTCTTTCCAGTTATACTTAATAGTACACAACTACTCCACCAAGAACACCATACACGTCTCTAATATGAATACAAATTTGGATTTGTCCTTTATGTGATTGTGTATGATCTCATTCCTAGTAGTCAGGAGTACTGAACGTGAAATCAAAAAAGTTTttccaaacaaaacaaacttaTCTTTTAGACTAAGACGTTGAAACATAAGTGAGTAGTGACATCAAATACGTAATCTTGGATGATCTACTTCTTTTCTGGCTGAGAATAACCTTGTTGGTTGCTTCATAATATTGGATTAAGACAGGAGCTAATACCAGAAAGTGGATTCTCAAATTTCATAGGTTACTAATCAACAATCcatctccaaaaaaaaaaacaatctatCAAAACAAAGACTAGGATGCCCTCGATGTTTTATTGACGTATAAGTGTAACGTCATGTAACATGAATTGCATAGCAGATAGACAATCCATATATTCTTCCATATTCTTCCAATAAATGTTGGATCTGTTCGAAAAGTAGAGCAAAACTAATACGTGCatctttctttaaaactgatcAGTCAAATCATGCAAGCTTGGCTTGATTAAACTCTTAGGATCATAGAAATATTGTACATGATACTAGATTATGCTCTAAATTTATAATGTCAAGTATATTAGATTAGAGATTAATCAACATCTTCCATGGATTTCTCAGAGCTCACTTTGCTTCTGCTTTCCTCAACTAGTACCCCCACTGTTATACCATCTTCCTTGTCATGATCTCCAGAACTACCTTCACCAGAACTAGAATTAGCATTGCTGCTACCTTCTCCACGAACAACACTAGCATTAGCATTAGCTGCattactactactactaccgAAGCCAGCGGCGCCGCCGTCACAATTCTCATCCCTCTTGACAACAGCCAAGTGAAGGTTGTTCCTGATGTCCCGGAATGACCAAACTTGGATCAGGTCACCCTGTTTGAGACGGTTTTTGTTGGCAACATGTGCCCATCGATTTATCAAAACATACGATTTGACACTCGACACGCTAGTTTCCTTATACTTCCACTTCTTGAAGTGCAGCGATTCCTCTTCGCCCATGGGATCAATAATTGTGATGTCCATGAATTCTGCTGTATTTTCAAGCCTTTTCACTTCATGGGGCTCCAAGAAATTGCGTAGGAGTTGGTTTATAGGCATTGACAGCCGGTTTTGCTGCTTCTTTATGTCCGAAATGTACAATTCCTTTTGAAACACCAACTGCGCTTTATCACCATCCCCTCCCATAGTTTCAATTTTTCTCTTGACACTTCCAGGCAAATCTCGATGAACAATATTTGGCGGTGAGTTATGTTTTCGCCTCTTCGTCTCCCTATGATGTATCAGAGCCTTGCCCTTATTCTTGCTCTCCTTGGAGTCGAAATCCCAGTCGGTATCTCCTGCATCATTCTCATAACTCCTTTTACGTGGTTCTATACCATTATTTCTTTGAGATTCAAAGGCAGAGTAGCTCTGTTTTTTGCCTTTGAAGGAAACcgtcttttttttgttacgtAAATCACTATGATCGCCATCGTTGGAGTTGAAAAACTTCTTATGAGACTCTGAGTTCTTCTTTCTGATGTACCCTTGAGACAATTGTTGAGGATGGCTACTTGGTGGTGAGTAATATCTTGTCATCAAGCCCTTGCCCTTCTCCTCGCGCTTTCTCTTTGTCAAAGGCCGATCAtcatcgtcgtcgtcgtcgtcgtcgtcatcCTCATTTTTTCTTATATAGTCAGTACGAACAgcatcttcatctttctcgGAGGTGAAGATAACCATGTCTCTCTTGTCGCCCAGATCACCATGATCATGATCATCCTTAGAGTCAAAGTAATCcaagttcttcttcttcaattccGGACGAAGATCACTATGAACATCATTACTCTCGTCCCACCTCTTGCGGATTACTCTATCAGCATTAAGCTTTCTCAGAGATTCAACAGCGGAACTCGTACTCTCACCACTTTCTTGGGACTTGCTGCGCTCTCTTAAGGCTTGTATCACTTCATCTTCCTTGTTGCTATAAACAGCAGCAACCAAAAGCAATTCATCAAAAAGGTGTAACTTCTTATTAGGAATTACCTTGCGCTTAAGCTCTTGCACAGCTTCAAGGGTGATAACTATATCCTCCTCCCCCATATTTTAGAGAATTGATTAGTGAATGAAACCAAAAATTTTGCTATTACCGAAGGGGACGCAGAGATTAGTTTGGGAACTAATTAATTGTGTATGACTTGTTTATATAGGATGGAGTTATTTTGAAGTAATCCCTTGTCTGATTAGGATATAGTATCGTATCATGTTTTCAATGTCTGATGAGGattgtaattatatatgttggacTTAGCTAGCCACAATTTACTAGTATTCCTCTTGTCCGTAGGATACTGTGTTAAACCTGTTGTAATTAGCTAGTCTTTGCAAATGTTGTTTGCCAATCAACCTTGGATTAGATATTCGCAAAGCATCAGGAATTCAGAATTCGATCAAAGTTCTCTTATCATGCATAACAAAATTTCCAGGAGGCATAATAAgaatcaaaacagaaattaaTACGTACAGGTCGAGGTTTTAAGATGAATAAAAATGTATCGTACTTAAAAGAATTAAAGTTTACCATACTTCTTTTTGTTAAAAGTTTACAGAATTACTACCTCCCATTGCATGACCACCTCAACCACTTGGTCTACTTGATTTCACCATCAACAACAGTACTACTAGCATAACtagtactactactactacacCCGGCATCACGACTGTCGACACCCCTCTTCACAAGGGCCAAGTGAAGCCTGCTGTTGGTCTTATTCCGAAATG containing:
- the LOC126793859 gene encoding B3 domain-containing protein At1g05920-like: MGEEDIVITLEAVQELKRKVIPNKKLHLFDELLLVAAVYSNKEDEVIQALRERSKSQESGESTSSAVESLRKLNADRVIRKRWDESNDVHSDLRPELKKKNLDYFDSKDDHDHGDLGDKRDMVIFTSEKDEDAVRTDYIRKNEDDDDDDDDDDDRPLTKRKREEKGKGLMTRYYSPPSSHPQQLSQGYIRKKNSESHKKFFNSNDGDHSDLRNKKKTVSFKGKKQSYSAFESQRNNGIEPRKRSYENDAGDTDWDFDSKESKNKGKALIHHRETKRRKHNSPPNIVHRDLPGSVKRKIETMGGDGDKAQLVFQKELYISDIKKQQNRLSMPINQLLRNFLEPHEVKRLENTAEFMDITIIDPMGEEESLHFKKWKYKETSVSSVKSYVLINRWAHVANKNRLKQGDLIQVWSFRDIRNNLHLAVVKRDENCDGGAAGFGSSSSNAANANASVVRGEGSSNANSSSGEGSSGDHDKEDGITVGVLVEESRSKVSSEKSMEDVD
- the LOC126795195 gene encoding uncharacterized protein LOC126795195; the encoded protein is MVSDSITNASIPSAPTINNKTAARDLGKKKRARSAKLKQCKLDVRREQWLSSGAVKNKDGREEQHGGVQGRRERSSPRSLEEMGPGEGESVGSNHQHHHHHDSELDSNSPSSFNSSVLGGHDSETFTGSSSSSSSSGDCFSGNITEEDEDDGCLDDWEAVADALAADEKPKNQPLEPPQEHEAVAKVVPARQVVENSKPQCERAMPKAWRPDDAYRPQSLPNLAKQIGLPNSSRKGFGGGNPWACNSVVSPPSSCPICYEDLDLTDTSFLPCLCGFRLCLFCHKRILEGDGRCPGCRKPYESIHGGSLTFRLPHSCSMITGS